The following nucleotide sequence is from Basilea psittacipulmonis DSM 24701.
AATTGGGGGCTTCATTGTATGAGGCACTTGATGATTTAGCAAAACGTATTCCTGGAGAGTCTAATGAATTGATGATTTCTGCGTTTAAAACGAGTTTAAAAAATGGCGGTAATCTGGCCCAATTATTATTTACGATATCTCAAACCATTCGCCAACGCTATCAAATCTCACAAAAAATAAAAGCATTGACATCACAGGGAAAAATGCAAGCATGGGTAATGGGGGCTTTGCCTTTGCTTATTGTATTTGCAATGAGCTTTATCGATGAAAAATTAGTGGGATATTTTTATCAATCATGGGTGGGATGGTTAGTGATTGCATTCGTGTTGATACTGGAATTAGTCGGTCTGGTCATGATTAGAAAAATTGTAGGTATCAAAATTTAACCTAAAGATAGCTAGACACAAATCTGGATAGCTTGAAAACTAAATCAAATAGGCAGAGTTTGTTTGATAGATGAGTGGAATGTATTGATGTAATTGTCTTTGAAAGAAAAAATCTAAGACAGTGGATGCAGGGGTGTAAACATTAACGATGACATGAAAAGGGTAAAGTTAAGTATGGGCAGTTCATACGAAAAGCAATTAAAGGATGATAGGGGAAATGATTGTATTTTTAATGTTAGCGACGACAATGGCTGTTTATTGTTTGGTTCTTTTGTTGAGTAAAGCATCTTTTAAATCTTTTTCTGTTGATAAGTTGATGACTTGGAAATACCGTCTTTATATCGAAAAATGGTTATTAAGAGGGCGATCAAAACAAAGTATCAAAAACTTAGTCACAAAACAGATAGTGTATGGCGGTTTTGCTTTTATGATTCCTTTTTTGTTGTGGCCCACATTGCAGTTCTGGGCGATACCATTAGCAGTGTTTTTTGCAGTGTTGGTATTTTTTCAGCCTATTGTATCGTTGAAAAAACAATATCTAAAACGAGAAGAACATATTTCAAGAGTATTGCCTTTTTATATTGATATGTTAATTCTTTCTTTAGAAAGTGGGATGAGTTTAAACATGGCGTTGTCGTATATTCAAATTGCTGACAGTCCCTTAGCCCAAGAAATTGAGATGTTAAACCATGAAATTAAAGTGGGGGTGACGAGAATGGATGCGTTTCATCATTTATCAGAACGAAGTCAAGCTTGTCAATCGTTAATGATGGCACTGATTCAAGCCGAACAAATGGGAATGAGTTTAGCCCCTTTGTTAAAGGATTTAGCCAATCAGATGCGGCAATTACGTTTTATTGATGCGGAGAAAAGGGCCATGCAAGCACCCGTTAAAATGATGTTTCCTTTGTTAGTGTGTATTTTTCCTTGCACCTTTATTTGCATAGCATTCCCACTGATTATGCGTATATTAGACACGGGCGTGATTAGGTAAAACATCTGATGCTAGAAACAATAAGGTATGCATGAAACATGAGGATTAGATAGACATAAGAATATTGAAATATTATCCAGTTGATCGATAAAAATCTGATGATAAGAAGTGAGGGAAAGAAAATGATTAAAAAATGGATGAAACATTTTGCTGAGTATATTGGCTCAAAAAACGTATGGACGCTATCTCTAGAAGATAAAGTGATTGACATTGAGTTTGCCACTTCATTAAAGTCTAGATGCCGAGGTTTAATGGGAAGAACGATACCTCAACGACTTTTATTGATTCCAAATTGTAAATGTGTTCATACGTTTGGAATGTCATGTCCATTAACGATTTACGCATTGAATTCACGTTTAAAAATATGTGCAAAAAAAGATAGCTTGGTACCGAATCGCATATGGGGGAGTTTGCATGCCCAATACATTCTTGAGGTGCCAACACATTTAAAGATAACAAATGAGGAGTTACGGAAAATACATCGTTTTATTTTTACAAAAATAGTGGGGTCTAAAAAAGAGATGATGAGTTATATGGAAAAAGAATATGAGTCTTTTAAGTCTTGAAAAGGGCATAAACACTGCTTTTGGTGGGTGTTTAAAAGAAGATAAAGGGGTGTTTTTGCAATGCGTGGTAAAATAAGGAGGATGGTACGTCCAAAAGGGGCAAGACGCGATGATTAAATTATTCTCGAAAACTATAATGTGAGTTGGGTGCTGAGAACTAATGTTCAAATAACCATCTAATTTGTACGAGAAATTCGCAGGCTTTAGTTATCTATATCAATGATAAAAAGTACATTCGAGAATGCTATATGAAACCAGTCGTCCGTCTTTTTGATAGGGTGAAAAATGCGAACTCTGCATCGCATCATTTATCTGCTTGCTTTAATGATAATTGCTCAAGTAAGGAGAGAGTTTAAACATCGTGATCATGCCTTAAAAATGGAACATAATGTTCATGTGATTTTGGGTATGAACAGTGACTTTTGGATGTTGAAGTTATTAAATACTTTATTTTTATTGGAGGTATTATTTTGTCTTTAACAAAATTTATTCAAAATAGAACTTCTTTTAATCCGCTTGTGATGGGGGTCACCTTATTATTAGTGGTATTGTTAGTCTTATGCACGCTCGTGTTACAAACAGACACCCAAGGTGTATTAGATTGGGCAAAAGCGGCTATTTTTAAAAATTTTAGTTGGTTTTATATTCTGACGTTTTCTGTTTTCCTAGCCTTTTTGTTCCTACTATCTTGCAGCTGCTTTGGTAGTATAAAACTAGGATCAAATGAAGAAGAACCCGAATTCTCGTTTATGTCTTGGATGGCGATGTTATTTGCTGCTGGCATGGGGGTCGGTATTATGTTCTTTGGTGTGGCAGAACCACTGACACATTACACTTCATCGATTACAACAGGAACGTTGGAGCATAAAGAACAAGAAGCGATGTTGCATACCTTTTTTCACTGGGGTATTCACGCATGGTCTGTCTATGCGGTGATCGCATTGGCTTTGGCTTATTTTGGGTTTAGATATAAGTTACCGTTATCGCTACGTTCATGTTTTTATCCTATTTTTAAAGAACGTATCAATGGCAAAGTCGGTGATTTAATCGATATTTTGGCATTAGTGGCGACTTTGTTCGGTATTATTACTACCTTAGGGTTTGGTGCCTCACAATTAGGTGCAGGCATTGAACAAATAGGTTTGGTAAACAAAAGTGATTTTTCACTACAAGTTGGCATCATCATCGTGGTGATGTCTTTAGCGGTCATCTCGGCGATTTCTGGTGTTGGAAAAGGGGTGAAATTGCTTAGTGAAATGAACTTGGTCATTGCGTTACTTTTGATGCTGTTTGTATTGGTGACAGGTCCTACGTTAACAGTGTTATCGGCGTTTAGTGATAATCTGGGGACGTATCTAAGTAATGTTGTTAATTTAAGTTTTAAAACGTATGTGTATGAATCTGAGCATACATCATGGTTCACTGGCTGGACAGTGCTTTATTGGGCTTGGTGGTGTTCTTGGGCACCATTTGTAGGGCTATTTATTGCTCGTATCTCAAGAGGCCGTACGATTCGTGAATTTATTTTTGGTGTTTTGGCCGTACCGAGTTTGTTCTGCGTGTTATGGTTTACCGTTTTTGGCAATAGTGCGATTTGGATTGATGTAAATGTTGCCCAAGGTGCTTTGCATGACCTAGTCTCCTCACCAGAAAAATTGTTGTTTGCCTTCTTAAATTATTTGCCTCTCCCTTTATTAACAGGGATTGCGGCGTTGATCACGATTTCTTTATTCTTTATCACATCTGCTGATTCAGGCATTTACGTTTTAAATAATATTGCATCTCGTGACAAAAGTATGGCTTCTCCTCGTTGGCAAGCCGCTATGTGGGGAGTATTGATGTCCGTCGTGGCTATTGTGTTACTCAGATCAGGTGGTTTGGGAACATTGCAAACGATGACGCTTATTGTGGCATTACCTTTTGCGGTACTCATGTTAGTCATGTGTTTTAGCTTGTGGAAAGGTATTCGTGCAGATAAGAAATACTTTTCAGCAAAAGTTACACCAACTAGTATTTTCTGGACGGGTGAAAAATGGCGTGAACGTTTGAGTCAGATGTTGAGCCAAACTCAAGAAACTGATATTCTCAAGTTTTTTAGAAAAACAGCACTACCTGCGATGAGAGAATTACGTCAAGAATTGGTCACTGTCCATAATCTTAATGTTGAGTTGGTTGAGAATTTGAGTCAGGAAGCACCTAGTTTAGAGTTTGTCATTAAAAAAGAATCAATGAGAGACTTTATGTATGGTATTAAATCAGTTAGTCATGAAGTGGCAGAAGAATTGATTCAAGATGAACATTTACCTCATATCCAACATGCCGTAACTTATACGCCAGTTACGTATTTCTTTGATGGAAGAGCAGGGTATGATGTCCAATATATGACAAGAAATGAACTGATTGCGGACATATTAAAACAATATGAACGTTATCTAAGTTTAATGTCTCATGTAGGACAAGAAATCATGTCTCATGAACAAACGGAATTGGCAGAATAATCCTTAGTGCATTTCCGCAAGAACACCCTCTCATCATACTGACATAAGGTGAGAGGGTGTTTTATTATTTCTTATCATGTGCGTTAACAGCACCTTAATCATCATGTTAGTTATTCATCTGACCAATGAATGTTTATTTTTGGTGAATGAATAAGGCTATGATAAAACTCAACGTCGCAGCAACGCCCATTATCCATGCCATGGCCAGTGCCGATCCATCAGAAAAGATGGCTAGTAAAATAGAACTGAGGATTCCACTGCCATATTGTAAAGAGCCCAATAATGCCGCACCAGATCCCGCCATATGGGGAATACCATCTAATGCACCTGCTGTCGCACAGCTTGCAATCACGCCCACCATAGAAAAATAAACGAAGACAAAAATAACAAAAGGCAGGATGTGATTGATAGGAATCGTAGATAAAATCGCTAAGATAATGCCCATGATACAAGCCAAACCTGTGGTTACTTTCAATAGGGTATTGAGCGAGAAATGTTTAATTAAAAAACGACTGGCATAACTTAAAGCCATCACACCGATAACATTCACGGCAAATAGCCAACCATAGTGTTGTGGGTTGACGTGAAAATATTCAATGTAAACTTTTGGTGAACCGACTACGAAAGCAAATTGTCCTAGATAAAAGAAACTAACGCACAATGTGTACTTCATGAAAGTTTTATTGACTAACAACTGGGCGTAGTTTCCGAAAACTTTCCAGAAATTCCCTGTGTGTCGCCGTTCTTGAGGCAATGTCTCAGGTAAAAGAAATAAGCTCAAAAACATGATAAAACCTACACTGGCTAATAGGTAAAAAATACTATGCCAAGTGCTAAAACGGATCATTTGGCCACCAATTAAAGGTCCCGCAATTGGAGCAATAGCCATAATTAAGGTTAAGCTGGACAACATTTGTACCGCTTGTGTGCGTGCAAAAACATCTCTGACGATAGCACGAGAAAGCATGGGGGCCGTGCATGCTCCTATTGCTTGGAAAATACGCCATAAAATAATGGACTCCATAGACTGAGCCATGGCACATCCAATCGAGCCGATGATATATAAAACCATCCCGATAAAAAGAGGAATTTTTCTGCCAATACGGTCACTGATCGGCCCCCATAATAACTGAGCCAAGGCAAAACCTATTAAAAAACCAGAGACCGTTAGCTCCACTGAACCATTTAATTCTTTTTGCATGTCAGGCATAGCAGGCAAATAAATATCCGTGGAAAGAGACGTAAACGCCATCAATGTGCCTAATATGACAAAAAATAAAGGATGTTGTGTATTTAATGTTTTCATTTTTAAAAGGGGAAAGTGCTTGTTAAAAATATTTAAACTTATTCAGTTAGTTAAATAAAGGCCATTTTCCTGAGATCAGGAGTGTTAGTCACCTTATCTCAGTGATCGATACGTCTAATTTAAATCACTTACGATCTGAGATGGATATATTTAAACCATACCACTATCATACCCATTTTCCTGAGATCAGGAGTGTTAGTCACTTTATCTCAGTGATCGATACGTCTAATTTAAATCACTTACGATCTGAGATGGATATATTTAAACCATACCACTATCATACCCATTTTCCTGAGATCAGGAGTGTTAACCACCTTATCTCAGTGATCGATACGTCTAATTTAAATCACTTACGATCTGAGATGGATATATATAAACCATATCACTATCATATCTATTTTCCTGAGATCAGGAATGTTAGCCACTTGATCTCAGTGATCGATACGTCTAATTTAAATCACTTACGATCTGAGATGGATATATTTAAACCATACCACTATCATACCCATTTTCCTAAGATCAGGAATGTTAGCCACTTGATCTCAGTGATCGATAAACTTAAAGAATGATGTCATTTATTCCCTTGAAAGCGAAATCACGTTAACCAATTCACCACACATGGCGGTGAATCGGTCGTATTAGTGATTCGTAGATAAAAAACTGAAATATATGACAGCGTATTATAAAACAAATTTATCCAATGCTTGGATAAGGGCTTTTTGAATACCTGGTTCATCAAAAGCATGCCCAGCATCATCAACCGTGATAAAAGTAGCATCTGGTAATGCTTTATGTAGGTCCCAAGCTGTTTTGAAAGGTGTGCACATATCATAACGACCCTGTACTATTACGGTAGGAATATGTGCAATCTTGTGAGCATCGGCAATTAACTGACCCTCACGCATAAAGCCATGATGAACAAAGTAATGGTTTTCAATGCGAGCGAAAGCCAAAGCAAAATGTCCATCTTCGTGTTGTTCTTGATGATGGTCATTGGGCAATAAAGTGATGGTGCGACCTTCCCATTGGCTCCATGCACGAGCAGCGTCTAATTGTTTATTTTTATCCGAACCTGTTAACAGTTCACGATAGGCGGTAATCATATGATGTCGTTTTTCTGGAGCAATAGGGGCGATGTAATCTTCCCAATAATCAGGATAGATATAAGAGGCCCCCTCTTGGTAAAACCATCTGAGTTCTTCTTCTCTTAATGTAAAAATACCGCGTAAAATAAGCTCACTGACGTGTTCAGGATGAGTTTGTGCATAAGCTAAAGCAAGTGTTGACCCCCAAGATCCACCAAATACCAATAGTT
It contains:
- a CDS encoding BCCT family transporter, with the protein product MSLTKFIQNRTSFNPLVMGVTLLLVVLLVLCTLVLQTDTQGVLDWAKAAIFKNFSWFYILTFSVFLAFLFLLSCSCFGSIKLGSNEEEPEFSFMSWMAMLFAAGMGVGIMFFGVAEPLTHYTSSITTGTLEHKEQEAMLHTFFHWGIHAWSVYAVIALALAYFGFRYKLPLSLRSCFYPIFKERINGKVGDLIDILALVATLFGIITTLGFGASQLGAGIEQIGLVNKSDFSLQVGIIIVVMSLAVISAISGVGKGVKLLSEMNLVIALLLMLFVLVTGPTLTVLSAFSDNLGTYLSNVVNLSFKTYVYESEHTSWFTGWTVLYWAWWCSWAPFVGLFIARISRGRTIREFIFGVLAVPSLFCVLWFTVFGNSAIWIDVNVAQGALHDLVSSPEKLLFAFLNYLPLPLLTGIAALITISLFFITSADSGIYVLNNIASRDKSMASPRWQAAMWGVLMSVVAIVLLRSGGLGTLQTMTLIVALPFAVLMLVMCFSLWKGIRADKKYFSAKVTPTSIFWTGEKWRERLSQMLSQTQETDILKFFRKTALPAMRELRQELVTVHNLNVELVENLSQEAPSLEFVIKKESMRDFMYGIKSVSHEVAEELIQDEHLPHIQHAVTYTPVTYFFDGRAGYDVQYMTRNELIADILKQYERYLSLMSHVGQEIMSHEQTELAE
- a CDS encoding multidrug effflux MFS transporter → MKTLNTQHPLFFVILGTLMAFTSLSTDIYLPAMPDMQKELNGSVELTVSGFLIGFALAQLLWGPISDRIGRKIPLFIGMVLYIIGSIGCAMAQSMESIILWRIFQAIGACTAPMLSRAIVRDVFARTQAVQMLSSLTLIMAIAPIAGPLIGGQMIRFSTWHSIFYLLASVGFIMFLSLFLLPETLPQERRHTGNFWKVFGNYAQLLVNKTFMKYTLCVSFFYLGQFAFVVGSPKVYIEYFHVNPQHYGWLFAVNVIGVMALSYASRFLIKHFSLNTLLKVTTGLACIMGIILAILSTIPINHILPFVIFVFVYFSMVGVIASCATAGALDGIPHMAGSGAALLGSLQYGSGILSSILLAIFSDGSALAMAWIMGVAATLSFIIALFIHQK
- a CDS encoding type II secretion system F family protein yields the protein MIVFLMLATTMAVYCLVLLLSKASFKSFSVDKLMTWKYRLYIEKWLLRGRSKQSIKNLVTKQIVYGGFAFMIPFLLWPTLQFWAIPLAVFFAVLVFFQPIVSLKKQYLKREEHISRVLPFYIDMLILSLESGMSLNMALSYIQIADSPLAQEIEMLNHEIKVGVTRMDAFHHLSERSQACQSLMMALIQAEQMGMSLAPLLKDLANQMRQLRFIDAEKRAMQAPVKMMFPLLVCIFPCTFICIAFPLIMRILDTGVIR
- a CDS encoding DUF192 domain-containing protein — encoded protein: MIKKWMKHFAEYIGSKNVWTLSLEDKVIDIEFATSLKSRCRGLMGRTIPQRLLLIPNCKCVHTFGMSCPLTIYALNSRLKICAKKDSLVPNRIWGSLHAQYILEVPTHLKITNEELRKIHRFIFTKIVGSKKEMMSYMEKEYESFKS
- the pip gene encoding prolyl aminopeptidase, translated to MLYPEITPYETGYLNSDDGHEIYWELCGHPNGKPAVFLHGGPGSGCSAMHRRLFNPEKYQVLLFDQRGCGRSKPHGCLENNTTWHLVADIERLRKEVLKTEKLLVFGGSWGSTLALAYAQTHPEHVSELILRGIFTLREEELRWFYQEGASYIYPDYWEDYIAPIAPEKRHHMITAYRELLTGSDKNKQLDAARAWSQWEGRTITLLPNDHHQEQHEDGHFALAFARIENHYFVHHGFMREGQLIADAHKIAHIPTVIVQGRYDMCTPFKTAWDLHKALPDATFITVDDAGHAFDEPGIQKALIQALDKFVL